One region of Trinickia violacea genomic DNA includes:
- the zwf gene encoding glucose-6-phosphate dehydrogenase: MTQAPSSAPPLPLDMIIFGGGGDLSARKLLPALYMAHLHGNLPPETRIIAVGRKDWTHEQYLAFMDEHSRPFVDKEALDPQAWDKFLALFAYVRIDIGAAGDYSRLCATARRGAQRVFYLATSPELFTTICDNLSACGLCDDKARVVLEKPLGHDFESAQAINAAVGRHFSESQIYRIDHYLGKETVQNLMVLRFGNAIFGPLWQAPYIKSVQITVAETVGVGSRAGFYDQTGALRDMVQNHLLQLLCIVAMEPPVSLDPDAVRDEKLKVLRSLRRMSVADIARDTVRAQYMAGAVDGEPVKGYLEEDNVPAGSGTETFVALRAQINNWRWANVPFFLRTGKRLPKRHSEIVIEFADMPFSIFPTGPRNYGNRLVIQLQPEESIQLQMLAKEPGSGMHMLPVNLNLDLQQAMTGRRAEAYERLLIDVIRGRLTHFMRRDEVEAAWAWVEPIIDGWKELADRPRNYTAGTYGPAASSALMARENMSWAEEV; the protein is encoded by the coding sequence ATGACTCAGGCTCCTTCCTCCGCTCCCCCCCTTCCCCTCGACATGATCATCTTCGGCGGAGGCGGGGATTTGTCCGCGCGCAAGCTGTTGCCGGCGCTCTATATGGCGCACCTGCACGGCAATCTGCCGCCGGAGACGCGGATCATCGCCGTCGGCCGCAAGGACTGGACGCACGAGCAATACCTTGCCTTCATGGACGAGCACTCGCGTCCGTTCGTCGACAAAGAGGCGCTCGATCCGCAAGCGTGGGACAAATTCCTCGCACTGTTCGCGTACGTGCGAATCGACATCGGTGCCGCCGGCGACTACTCGCGCCTTTGCGCGACGGCTCGCCGCGGCGCTCAGCGCGTGTTCTATCTCGCGACCTCGCCCGAACTCTTCACGACGATCTGCGACAACCTCTCGGCCTGCGGCCTGTGCGATGACAAGGCGCGCGTCGTGCTCGAAAAGCCGCTCGGCCATGATTTCGAGTCGGCGCAGGCGATCAACGCGGCGGTCGGGCGCCATTTCAGCGAATCGCAGATCTATCGGATCGACCACTACCTCGGCAAGGAAACCGTGCAGAACCTGATGGTGCTGCGCTTCGGCAACGCGATTTTCGGTCCGCTCTGGCAGGCGCCGTATATCAAGAGCGTGCAGATCACGGTGGCCGAGACGGTCGGCGTCGGTAGTCGCGCAGGTTTCTACGACCAGACGGGCGCGTTGCGCGACATGGTCCAGAACCACTTGCTGCAGCTCTTGTGCATCGTCGCGATGGAGCCGCCCGTGTCGCTCGACCCGGATGCCGTGCGCGACGAAAAGCTGAAAGTGCTTCGCTCGCTGCGACGCATGTCCGTGGCCGACATCGCGCGCGATACCGTGCGTGCGCAATACATGGCGGGCGCGGTCGACGGCGAGCCGGTGAAGGGCTATCTCGAAGAAGACAACGTGCCGGCCGGCAGCGGCACGGAAACGTTCGTCGCGCTGCGGGCGCAGATCAACAATTGGCGCTGGGCCAACGTGCCGTTTTTCCTGCGCACCGGTAAGCGTCTGCCGAAGCGGCACTCCGAGATCGTCATCGAGTTCGCGGATATGCCGTTTTCGATTTTCCCGACCGGTCCTCGCAACTATGGCAACCGTCTCGTGATCCAGCTGCAGCCGGAGGAGTCGATCCAGTTGCAGATGCTCGCCAAGGAGCCGGGCAGCGGCATGCACATGCTGCCGGTCAACCTGAATCTCGATCTCCAGCAGGCCATGACCGGACGTCGCGCGGAAGCCTACGAGCGCTTGCTGATCGACGTGATCCGCGGGCGCCTGACGCACTTCATGCGTCGCGACGAGGTCGAAGCGGCGTGGGCGTGGGTCGAGCCGATTATCGACGGCTGGAAGGAACTGGCTGACCGGCCGCGCAACTACACGGCGGGCACCTATGGGCCGGCGGCATCGTCGGCGTTGATGGCGCGCGAAAACATGTCGTGGGCCGAAGAGGTGTAA
- the rplK gene encoding 50S ribosomal protein L11 has product MAKKIIGFIKLQIPAGKANPSPPVGPALGQRGLNIMEFCKAFNAQTQAMEPGLPVPVVITAFADKSFTFILKTPPATVLIKKAAKIDKGSSKPHTDKVGKITRAQAEEIAKTKMPDLTAADLDAAVRTIAGSARSMGITVEGV; this is encoded by the coding sequence ATGGCAAAGAAAATCATCGGCTTTATCAAGCTGCAGATTCCTGCAGGTAAAGCCAACCCGTCGCCGCCGGTCGGTCCGGCACTGGGCCAGCGCGGCCTGAACATCATGGAGTTCTGCAAGGCGTTCAACGCGCAGACTCAAGCGATGGAGCCGGGTCTGCCGGTTCCGGTCGTGATCACGGCATTCGCGGACAAGAGCTTCACGTTCATCCTGAAGACGCCGCCGGCTACGGTTTTGATCAAGAAGGCAGCGAAGATCGACAAGGGTTCGAGCAAGCCGCACACCGACAAGGTCGGCAAGATCACCCGCGCGCAAGCTGAAGAAATCGCCAAGACGAAGATGCCGGACCTTACGGCAGCTGATCTGGACGCAGCGGTTCGTACGATCGCTGGCAGCGCCCGCTCGATGGGCATCACCGTGGAGGGCGTGTAA
- the paaB gene encoding 1,2-phenylacetyl-CoA epoxidase subunit PaaB, with translation MNKEWPIWEVFVRSKQGLDHKHCGSLHAADASMALRMARDVYTRRQEGVSIWVVPSSAITASDPNEKAELFEPAGDKIYRHPTFYTLPDEVNHM, from the coding sequence ATGAACAAGGAATGGCCGATTTGGGAAGTGTTCGTGCGCAGCAAGCAAGGGCTCGACCACAAGCACTGCGGAAGCCTGCATGCCGCCGACGCCTCGATGGCGCTGCGCATGGCGCGCGACGTCTACACGCGCCGCCAGGAAGGCGTGAGCATCTGGGTGGTGCCGTCGTCGGCGATCACGGCGTCCGATCCGAACGAGAAGGCTGAGCTGTTCGAGCCGGCCGGCGACAAGATCTACCGCCATCCGACGTTCTATACGCTGCCCGACGAAGTCAACCACATGTAA
- the tuf gene encoding elongation factor Tu, with the protein MAKGKFERTKPHVNVGTIGHVDHGKTTLTAAITTVLTAKFGGEAKAYDQIDAAPEEKARGITINTAHVEYETANRHYAHVDCPGHADYVKNMITGAAQMDGAILVCSAADGPMPQTREHILLARQVGVPYIIVFLNKCDMVDDAELLELVEMEVRELLSKYDFPGDDTPIIKGSAKLALEGDKGELGEVAIMNLADALDTYIPTPERAVDGAFLMPVEDVFSISGRGTVVTGRVERGVVKVGEEIEIVGIKPTVKTTCTGVEMFRKLLDQGQAGDNVGILLRGTKREDVERGQVLAKPGSITPHTHFTAEVYVLSKDEGGRHTPFFNNYRPQFYFRTTDVTGSIELPKDKEMVMPGDNVSITVKLIAPIAMEEGLRFAIREGGRTVGAGVVAKIIE; encoded by the coding sequence ATGGCCAAGGGTAAGTTTGAGCGGACCAAGCCGCACGTGAACGTCGGCACGATCGGTCACGTTGATCATGGCAAGACCACGCTGACGGCAGCAATCACGACGGTGCTGACGGCGAAGTTCGGCGGCGAAGCGAAGGCGTACGACCAGATCGACGCGGCGCCGGAAGAAAAGGCGCGCGGCATCACGATCAACACGGCGCACGTCGAGTACGAGACGGCCAACCGCCACTACGCGCACGTTGACTGCCCGGGCCACGCTGACTACGTGAAGAACATGATTACGGGCGCGGCGCAGATGGACGGCGCGATCCTGGTGTGCTCGGCCGCCGACGGCCCGATGCCGCAAACGCGTGAGCACATCCTGCTGGCGCGTCAGGTTGGCGTGCCGTACATCATCGTGTTCCTGAACAAGTGCGACATGGTGGACGACGCCGAGCTGCTTGAGCTGGTGGAAATGGAAGTGCGCGAGCTGCTGTCGAAGTACGACTTCCCGGGCGACGACACGCCGATCATCAAGGGTTCGGCCAAGCTGGCGCTGGAAGGCGACAAGGGCGAGCTGGGTGAAGTGGCGATCATGAACCTGGCCGACGCGCTGGACACGTACATCCCGACGCCGGAGCGCGCGGTGGATGGCGCGTTCCTGATGCCGGTGGAAGACGTGTTCTCGATCTCGGGCCGCGGCACGGTGGTGACGGGTCGCGTGGAGCGCGGCGTGGTGAAGGTCGGCGAGGAAATCGAAATCGTCGGTATCAAGCCGACGGTGAAGACGACCTGCACGGGCGTGGAAATGTTCCGCAAGCTGCTGGACCAAGGTCAAGCGGGCGACAACGTGGGTATTCTGCTGCGCGGCACGAAGCGTGAAGACGTGGAGCGTGGCCAGGTTCTGGCCAAGCCGGGTTCGATCACGCCGCACACGCACTTCACGGCTGAAGTGTACGTGCTGAGCAAGGACGAAGGCGGCCGCCACACGCCGTTCTTCAACAACTATCGCCCGCAGTTCTACTTCCGTACGACGGACGTGACGGGTTCGATCGAGTTGCCGAAGGACAAGGAAATGGTGATGCCGGGCGACAACGTGTCGATCACGGTGAAGCTGATTGCGCCGATCGCGATGGAAGAAGGTCTGCGCTTCGCCATCCGCGAAGGTGGCCGTACCGTCGGCGCAGGTGTCGTCGCTAAGATCATCGAGTAA
- the rplJ gene encoding 50S ribosomal protein L10, which translates to MAFRCVYRIWRLTVPLNKESKQAVVAEVSAQVAKAQTVVLAEYRGITVGDLTKLRAKAREQQVYLRVLKNTLARRAVEGTPFAPLAEQMTGPLIYGISEDAIAAAKVVNDFSKSNDKLIIKAGSYEGKVMDKAGVQALANIPSREELLSKLLFVMQAPVSGFARALAALAEKKQGEAA; encoded by the coding sequence ATGGCATTCCGCTGCGTGTATCGAATCTGGAGGTTAACCGTGCCACTGAACAAAGAAAGCAAGCAGGCCGTCGTCGCTGAGGTCTCCGCGCAAGTCGCGAAGGCCCAGACCGTCGTTCTGGCTGAGTATCGTGGGATCACGGTTGGCGATCTGACCAAGCTGCGCGCGAAAGCGCGCGAGCAACAGGTGTACCTGCGCGTGTTGAAGAACACGCTGGCGCGTCGCGCTGTTGAAGGTACTCCGTTTGCTCCGCTGGCAGAGCAGATGACTGGTCCGTTGATCTACGGCATCTCGGAAGATGCTATTGCCGCTGCTAAGGTCGTCAACGACTTCAGCAAGAGCAACGACAAGTTGATCATCAAGGCCGGTTCCTACGAAGGCAAGGTGATGGACAAGGCTGGCGTGCAAGCGCTTGCCAACATCCCGAGCCGCGAGGAACTGCTCTCCAAGCTGCTGTTCGTTATGCAAGCGCCTGTTTCCGGCTTTGCGCGCGCTCTGGCCGCGCTGGCAGAAAAGAAGCAAGGCGAAGCTGCTTAA
- the paaA gene encoding 1,2-phenylacetyl-CoA epoxidase subunit PaaA, with amino-acid sequence MYTQSLDIPGNVAPLDAAADSPELQARFDAVMEADGKIEPQDWMPDAYRKTLVRQISQHAHSEIVGMLPEGNWITRAPSLKRKAILLAKVQDEAGHGLYLYSAAETLGVSRDQLVDALHSGKAKYSSIFNYPTPTWADVGVIGWLVDGAAIMNQIPLCRCTYGPYARAMIRVCKEESFHQRQGFDALLAMMSGTDAQRELVQQAVDRWWWPVLMMFGPSDKDSVHSNQSAKWGIKRITNDDLRQKFVDATVEQAKVLGVTLLDPDLKWNEARGHYDYGTIDWEEFWRVVNGDGPCNKERLATRVKAHENGAWVREAALAHAEKQRRRAHQEAA; translated from the coding sequence ATGTATACGCAATCCCTCGACATCCCCGGCAACGTCGCCCCGCTCGACGCCGCCGCCGATTCGCCCGAACTGCAAGCCCGCTTCGACGCCGTGATGGAAGCCGACGGAAAAATCGAACCGCAGGACTGGATGCCCGACGCCTACCGCAAGACGCTCGTGCGCCAGATCTCGCAGCACGCGCATTCGGAGATCGTCGGCATGCTGCCGGAAGGCAACTGGATCACCCGCGCACCGAGCCTGAAGCGCAAGGCGATCCTGCTCGCGAAGGTGCAGGACGAAGCGGGCCACGGTCTCTATTTGTATAGCGCGGCCGAAACACTCGGCGTCTCGCGCGATCAACTGGTCGACGCGTTGCACTCGGGCAAGGCCAAGTATTCGAGCATCTTCAACTATCCGACGCCGACCTGGGCAGACGTCGGCGTGATCGGCTGGCTCGTCGACGGCGCCGCGATCATGAACCAGATCCCGCTGTGCCGCTGCACGTACGGCCCCTATGCGCGCGCGATGATCCGCGTCTGCAAGGAGGAATCGTTCCACCAGCGCCAAGGCTTCGACGCCCTGCTCGCGATGATGAGCGGCACCGACGCGCAGCGCGAATTGGTGCAGCAGGCGGTGGACCGCTGGTGGTGGCCGGTGCTGATGATGTTCGGGCCGAGCGACAAGGATTCGGTCCATAGCAACCAATCGGCGAAATGGGGCATCAAGCGCATCACGAACGACGACCTGCGTCAGAAGTTCGTCGATGCGACGGTCGAGCAGGCGAAGGTGCTCGGCGTCACGCTGCTGGACCCGGATCTCAAATGGAACGAAGCGCGCGGCCATTACGACTACGGCACGATCGACTGGGAAGAATTCTGGCGCGTCGTGAATGGTGACGGCCCGTGCAACAAAGAGCGCCTTGCCACGCGCGTGAAGGCACACGAAAACGGCGCCTGGGTCCGCGAAGCGGCCCTCGCGCACGCGGAAAAGCAGCGCCGCCGTGCGCATCAGGAAGCCGCTTAA
- the rplL gene encoding 50S ribosomal protein L7/L12, with amino-acid sequence MAIAKEDILEAVGSMSVLELNELVKAFEEKFGVSAAAVAVAGPAGGGAGAAAAEEQTEFTVILTETGANKVSVIKAVRELTGLGLKEAKDLVDGAPKPVKEAVPKAAAEEAKKKLEEAGAKAEIK; translated from the coding sequence ATGGCAATCGCAAAAGAAGACATCCTCGAAGCCGTAGGCTCGATGTCGGTTCTGGAACTGAACGAGCTGGTCAAGGCGTTCGAAGAGAAGTTTGGCGTGTCGGCAGCTGCTGTTGCAGTGGCAGGCCCGGCAGGTGGCGGCGCTGGCGCTGCTGCTGCTGAAGAGCAAACCGAGTTCACGGTTATCCTGACTGAAACGGGCGCGAACAAGGTGTCCGTGATTAAGGCTGTTCGTGAGCTGACGGGCCTGGGCCTGAAGGAAGCGAAGGACCTGGTCGACGGTGCACCGAAGCCCGTGAAGGAAGCGGTGCCCAAGGCTGCTGCTGAAGAAGCCAAGAAGAAGCTGGAAGAAGCAGGCGCGAAGGCTGAAATCAAGTAA
- the rplA gene encoding 50S ribosomal protein L1 has protein sequence MAKLSKRLQAFANKVDRQKLYPIDDALALVKECASAKFDESIDVAVQLGIDAKKSDQVVRGSVVLPAGTGKSVRVAVFAQGEKAEQAKAAGAEIVGMEDLAEQIKAGNLNFDVVIASPDTMRVVGTLGQILGPRGLMPNPKVGTVTPDVATAVKNAKAGQVQFRVDKAGIIHATIGRASFEPSALRTNLSALVEALQKAKPATSKGVYLRKIALSSTMGVGVRVDQATLAAQ, from the coding sequence ATGGCTAAGCTTTCGAAGCGTCTGCAAGCATTTGCAAACAAGGTCGATCGCCAGAAGCTGTACCCGATCGACGACGCACTCGCGCTTGTCAAAGAGTGCGCGAGCGCCAAGTTCGACGAGTCGATCGACGTAGCAGTTCAGCTCGGCATCGATGCGAAGAAGTCGGATCAAGTGGTTCGTGGTTCCGTCGTTCTGCCGGCAGGTACCGGTAAGTCGGTTCGCGTCGCTGTTTTTGCGCAAGGCGAGAAGGCCGAGCAGGCAAAGGCCGCCGGCGCTGAAATCGTCGGCATGGAAGACCTGGCTGAGCAAATCAAAGCCGGCAACCTGAACTTCGACGTCGTGATCGCTTCGCCGGACACGATGCGCGTTGTCGGTACGTTGGGTCAGATCCTCGGCCCGCGCGGCCTGATGCCGAACCCGAAGGTCGGTACCGTGACGCCGGACGTGGCTACGGCAGTGAAGAACGCCAAGGCCGGTCAGGTGCAATTCCGCGTCGACAAGGCCGGTATCATCCACGCGACCATCGGCCGTGCATCGTTCGAGCCGAGCGCGCTGCGCACCAACCTGTCGGCGCTCGTCGAAGCGCTGCAGAAGGCGAAGCCGGCGACGAGCAAGGGCGTGTACCTGCGCAAGATCGCTTTGTCGAGCACGATGGGTGTTGGCGTGCGTGTCGATCAGGCTACGCTCGCAGCACAGTAA
- a CDS encoding SGNH/GDSL hydrolase family protein: MTFRFRKFIALGATLFGAALFSQLPAIPCAVAADAPSHWVTSWATALQPIPNRADLPPLYRAPEVAARTVRQIVFPTLSGRGVRVHISNAYGREPLVLEDVQIAQSAGGAALRAGSSMQVTFGGRKSVAVPPGGELDSDPVAMEVSAGAPYVISSYMGQQQTLTVWHRVSNQVNYVSTAGNHAADAGADAYRTKFTQYAWVTALTVDAPSSAAIAAIGDSITDGMRSSLNRNQRWPDAFSRRLAESGKGSTSILNLGISGNRLLSDSPCYGDALVRRFDRDVLAHPGVKAVVLLIGINDINFPAMPPRAGLDCDFPHTPVTAQSLIAGYQQVIAAAHRHGLRIFGATLTPASLPRDREEIRLAVNRWIRTSGAFDGVVDFDGAVRDPARPDRLLPRYDSGDHIHPSDVGYAAMAEAVPLAAVTEAAHR, encoded by the coding sequence ATGACCTTTCGCTTCCGTAAATTCATCGCCCTGGGCGCCACGCTGTTCGGCGCCGCATTGTTCTCGCAATTGCCCGCGATCCCCTGCGCGGTCGCGGCCGACGCGCCTTCCCACTGGGTGACGTCCTGGGCCACCGCGCTCCAGCCGATTCCGAACCGAGCCGACTTGCCGCCGCTTTATCGCGCGCCGGAAGTGGCGGCGCGCACGGTGCGGCAAATTGTTTTCCCGACCTTGTCCGGGCGCGGAGTGCGCGTTCACATCAGCAACGCGTACGGCAGGGAGCCGTTGGTGCTGGAAGATGTGCAGATTGCGCAGTCCGCCGGCGGGGCCGCGCTGAGGGCCGGCAGCTCGATGCAGGTGACGTTTGGCGGACGCAAATCCGTAGCGGTGCCGCCTGGAGGGGAGTTGGATAGCGACCCGGTTGCGATGGAAGTCAGCGCGGGTGCGCCTTATGTGATCAGTTCCTATATGGGGCAGCAACAGACTCTGACGGTATGGCACCGCGTTTCGAACCAGGTCAACTACGTGTCGACGGCTGGCAACCACGCTGCTGATGCCGGCGCGGACGCCTATCGGACGAAATTCACCCAGTACGCGTGGGTGACGGCGTTGACAGTCGATGCGCCCTCATCGGCTGCCATCGCTGCGATCGGCGACTCGATTACCGATGGCATGCGCTCGAGCCTGAATCGAAATCAGCGCTGGCCGGACGCGTTTTCCCGCCGCCTAGCCGAGTCGGGGAAGGGCTCGACCTCGATCCTGAATCTGGGAATTAGCGGCAATCGGCTGCTGAGCGACTCCCCGTGCTACGGCGATGCGCTCGTGCGCCGCTTCGACCGCGACGTGCTCGCCCACCCAGGCGTGAAGGCGGTCGTGCTGCTGATCGGGATCAACGACATCAACTTCCCGGCGATGCCGCCGCGCGCCGGCCTCGACTGCGATTTCCCGCACACGCCGGTGACAGCGCAGAGTTTGATCGCCGGCTATCAGCAGGTGATTGCGGCGGCGCATCGGCATGGGCTGCGGATCTTCGGCGCCACACTGACACCCGCGTCGCTGCCCCGCGATCGCGAGGAGATTCGCTTGGCGGTCAACCGGTGGATTCGGACGAGCGGCGCGTTCGATGGCGTGGTGGATTTCGACGGCGCGGTGCGCGATCCGGCCCGGCCGGATCGCCTCTTGCCGCGCTACGACAGCGGCGACCACATCCACCCGAGCGATGTGGGCTACGCGGCAATGGCGGAGGCAGTCCCGCTTGCGGCGGTCACGGAAGCGGCGCACCGCTGA
- the nusG gene encoding transcription termination/antitermination protein NusG has product MSDTPASPSGKRWYVVHAYSGMEKSVQRALQERIERAGMQDKFGQILVPTEEVVEVKGGHKSVTERRFFPGYVLVEMEMTDETWHLVKNTAKVTGFVGGARNRPSPISPREVEKIMSQMQEGVEKPRPKTLFEVGEMVRVKDGPFTDFNGSVEEVNYEKSRVRVSVTIFGRATPVELEFGQVEKL; this is encoded by the coding sequence ATGAGCGATACTCCGGCATCCCCGAGCGGTAAACGTTGGTACGTCGTGCACGCCTACTCCGGTATGGAGAAGAGCGTGCAACGCGCGCTTCAAGAGCGCATCGAGCGTGCAGGCATGCAAGATAAGTTCGGCCAGATCCTCGTCCCGACGGAAGAGGTGGTCGAAGTGAAGGGTGGTCACAAGTCGGTGACCGAGCGTCGTTTCTTCCCCGGCTATGTACTGGTGGAAATGGAAATGACCGATGAAACCTGGCACCTCGTGAAAAACACGGCGAAGGTGACGGGCTTCGTAGGCGGGGCGCGCAATCGCCCGAGCCCGATTTCCCCGCGGGAAGTCGAGAAGATCATGTCGCAGATGCAGGAAGGTGTGGAGAAGCCGCGCCCGAAGACCCTGTTCGAAGTTGGCGAGATGGTTCGCGTGAAGGATGGTCCGTTCACGGACTTCAATGGCAGCGTCGAAGAAGTGAACTACGAAAAATCGCGCGTCCGTGTTTCTGTTACGATTTTCGGCCGCGCGACCCCTGTCGAACTCGAATTCGGCCAGGTCGAAAAGCTGTAA
- the paaC gene encoding 1,2-phenylacetyl-CoA epoxidase subunit PaaC yields MNTTPQHLSYVLRLADNALILGQRNAEWCGHGPVLEEDIALTNMSLDLIGQARLLYSHAAVLDLALTGANKTEDHYAYWRAEREFANYTFAELPHYGPLSGTARAENDYAVTIVRNFLYAALMAHVWTALEASSDAQLAAIASKSIKETRYHLHHAREWLIRFGDGTDESHRRAQAALDYLMPYTREFFATDAVEETVAAAGIGPNIADFEAVWLEDVRAALEEATLALPEPVKHITTGKHGEHSEHMGYLLATMQSIARQHPGATW; encoded by the coding sequence ATGAACACGACGCCCCAACATCTCTCGTACGTGCTGCGCCTCGCGGACAACGCGCTGATCCTCGGACAGCGCAACGCCGAATGGTGCGGCCATGGCCCGGTTCTCGAAGAAGATATCGCGCTCACCAATATGAGCCTCGACCTGATCGGTCAGGCGCGCCTGCTGTACTCGCACGCGGCGGTGCTCGACCTGGCGCTCACCGGCGCGAACAAGACCGAAGACCACTACGCGTACTGGCGCGCCGAGCGCGAGTTCGCGAACTACACGTTCGCCGAGCTGCCGCACTACGGGCCGCTCAGCGGCACCGCGCGCGCCGAGAACGACTACGCGGTGACGATCGTACGCAACTTCCTCTACGCCGCGCTGATGGCGCACGTGTGGACGGCGCTCGAAGCGTCGAGCGATGCGCAATTGGCCGCGATCGCGTCGAAGTCGATCAAGGAAACGCGTTACCACCTGCATCACGCGCGCGAATGGCTGATCCGTTTCGGCGACGGCACCGATGAATCGCATCGCCGCGCGCAAGCAGCGCTCGACTACCTGATGCCCTACACGCGCGAATTCTTCGCGACCGATGCGGTCGAGGAAACCGTCGCCGCAGCGGGCATCGGCCCGAACATCGCCGACTTTGAAGCGGTGTGGCTCGAAGACGTGCGGGCCGCGCTCGAGGAAGCGACCCTCGCGCTGCCCGAGCCGGTCAAGCACATCACGACCGGCAAGCACGGCGAGCATTCCGAGCACATGGGCTACCTGCTCGCGACGATGCAGAGCATCGCCCGTCAGCATCCGGGCGCGACTTGGTAA
- the paaD gene encoding 1,2-phenylacetyl-CoA epoxidase subunit PaaD — MTSTAPLASDAVLERAWSVLESVPDPEIPVVSIRELGILRNVGRATDGVLEVVITPTYSGCPAMSQIAEDVAHALDVAELAPYRIETVLAPAWTTDWMTEEAKDKLRAYGIAPPTGQCGSGSSAAAEKVVRFAPRPMAAPACPRCGSAHTERLAQFGSTACKALYRCFDCREPFDYFKPY, encoded by the coding sequence ATGACATCGACCGCCCCTCTCGCTTCCGACGCCGTGCTCGAGCGTGCCTGGTCCGTGCTCGAATCGGTACCGGACCCCGAGATTCCGGTCGTCTCGATTCGCGAGCTGGGCATCTTGCGCAACGTCGGCCGCGCCACGGACGGCGTGCTCGAAGTCGTCATCACGCCGACGTACTCCGGCTGCCCGGCGATGTCGCAAATCGCCGAGGACGTCGCGCATGCGCTCGACGTCGCCGAGCTGGCGCCGTACCGGATCGAAACCGTGCTCGCCCCGGCGTGGACGACCGACTGGATGACGGAAGAAGCCAAAGACAAGCTCCGCGCCTACGGCATCGCACCGCCAACGGGCCAATGCGGCAGCGGCTCGAGCGCCGCCGCCGAAAAGGTCGTCCGCTTCGCGCCGCGCCCGATGGCGGCGCCCGCCTGCCCGCGCTGCGGCTCCGCGCACACCGAGCGTCTCGCGCAATTCGGCTCGACCGCCTGCAAGGCGCTCTACCGCTGCTTCGATTGCCGAGAACCCTTCGACTACTTCAAACCCTACTGA
- a CDS encoding lytic transglycosylase domain-containing protein, with amino-acid sequence MNSLFASPRVRRAGIAALLALFGFALPALSYADDDCFARAGAYQGVNPVILRAIAWFESKGNPDAVHRNSDGSIDVGQAQINSVHFGELRRYGVPPNALKDACVNVYVAAWILKQKMIRYGNTWKAIGAYHSESPQPRDQYARGIYKVLVSWGAAP; translated from the coding sequence ATGAATTCGCTATTCGCATCGCCGCGCGTGCGCCGCGCCGGCATCGCTGCGCTACTTGCCCTGTTCGGCTTCGCGCTGCCGGCGCTGAGCTATGCCGACGACGATTGCTTCGCCCGCGCCGGCGCCTATCAAGGCGTGAACCCGGTGATCCTGCGCGCGATCGCCTGGTTCGAGTCCAAGGGCAATCCGGACGCCGTACATCGCAATTCGGACGGCAGCATCGATGTCGGTCAGGCGCAAATCAACTCGGTCCATTTCGGCGAGCTGCGCCGCTACGGCGTTCCGCCAAACGCGCTAAAGGATGCGTGCGTGAACGTCTACGTGGCCGCGTGGATTCTCAAGCAGAAGATGATTCGCTACGGCAACACCTGGAAGGCGATCGGCGCCTATCACTCCGAGAGTCCGCAGCCGCGCGATCAATACGCGCGCGGCATCTACAAGGTGCTCGTGTCGTGGGGCGCAGCACCCTGA
- the secE gene encoding preprotein translocase subunit SecE, which produces MANPSVETVNTSSDKLMLIAGVLLVLAGFVGFFWLGGQEWYVRGAALAVGVIAGVVVGLLSTPGKGFIAFAKDSYKEVRKVVWPTRKEATQTTLVVFGFVFVMAVFLWISDKSIEWVIFSAILGWK; this is translated from the coding sequence ATGGCGAATCCTTCCGTCGAAACTGTAAATACTTCCAGCGATAAATTGATGCTCATCGCGGGCGTATTGTTGGTCTTGGCCGGGTTCGTGGGGTTTTTCTGGCTCGGCGGCCAGGAGTGGTACGTTCGCGGCGCGGCTCTTGCCGTTGGGGTCATCGCCGGTGTCGTGGTTGGTCTTCTCTCCACCCCTGGTAAGGGTTTCATCGCATTCGCCAAAGACTCCTACAAGGAAGTCCGCAAAGTTGTGTGGCCCACGCGCAAGGAAGCCACGCAAACAACGCTCGTTGTCTTCGGCTTTGTGTTCGTGATGGCGGTGTTTCTTTGGATCAGCGACAAGTCCATTGAATGGGTGATTTTCTCGGCGATTCTGGGTTGGAAATGA